One region of Halomonas huangheensis genomic DNA includes:
- a CDS encoding substrate-binding domain-containing protein: MKRITITPAWYFSDETGKQLDPILFPLLEAVHRWGKLTLAAREVGVSYRHAWNLLGKWGEFFGTPLVDLARGRGARLTPLGEKLLWAEQRVIARLGPQLESLGSELNLAIQQELEGAQPVLRLHASHGFAVEMLPKHFPELRLDLQYCSPWEALAALNRGACDLAGFHLPQGSVGEVVSRGYRDLLKPRSHRMIGFIARRQGLMVAPGNPKEIQGLDGLAGKKTRFINRQAASGTRALLDGLLAEADISAAQIRGYEVEEFTHSAVAAYVAAGMADAGFGVEAAARNFGLDFVPLATENYLLVCHQRSLTDPRFTTLLEVLRGDAFQEAVAALPGYNVSRSGQLLSVNAMLTQSEVL, encoded by the coding sequence ATGAAGCGAATCACCATCACCCCCGCTTGGTACTTCAGCGACGAGACGGGTAAACAGCTGGATCCCATCCTGTTTCCACTGCTTGAGGCGGTGCATCGCTGGGGCAAGCTGACCTTGGCTGCCAGGGAAGTGGGCGTCTCCTATCGGCACGCCTGGAACCTGCTCGGCAAGTGGGGAGAGTTCTTTGGCACCCCACTGGTTGATCTGGCGCGGGGAAGGGGAGCGCGACTCACGCCGCTGGGTGAAAAACTGCTGTGGGCCGAGCAGCGGGTGATCGCTCGCCTCGGGCCGCAGTTGGAGAGCCTGGGCTCGGAGCTCAACCTGGCAATTCAACAGGAGTTGGAGGGCGCACAGCCAGTGCTACGCCTGCATGCCAGCCACGGCTTCGCCGTGGAGATGTTGCCCAAGCATTTCCCGGAGCTGCGTCTCGACCTTCAATACTGCAGCCCCTGGGAGGCGCTGGCGGCGCTCAACCGTGGTGCCTGTGATCTGGCCGGATTTCATCTTCCCCAGGGCTCGGTGGGCGAAGTCGTCAGTCGTGGCTATCGTGACTTGCTCAAACCCCGCAGCCACCGAATGATCGGCTTTATTGCTCGTCGCCAGGGGCTGATGGTGGCACCCGGCAATCCAAAGGAAATCCAGGGGCTTGATGGACTGGCGGGAAAGAAGACTCGCTTCATCAATCGCCAGGCGGCCTCCGGCACACGGGCGCTACTCGACGGCCTGCTGGCGGAGGCAGATATCTCGGCCGCACAGATACGTGGCTATGAAGTGGAAGAGTTTACCCACTCCGCGGTAGCGGCCTACGTGGCAGCCGGTATGGCCGATGCAGGGTTCGGCGTGGAAGCCGCAGCACGCAACTTCGGCCTCGACTTCGTGCCTCTGGCCACCGAGAACTATCTACTGGTCTGCCACCAGCGCAGCCTGACAGACCCGCGCTTCACCACTCTGCTGGAAGTGTTGCGTGGCGATGCGTTCCAGGAAGCGGTTGCCGCCCTGCCGGGCTACAACGTCAGCAGGAGTGGTCAGTTGTTGAGCGTCAATGCGATGTTGACGCAGAGTGAAGTGCTTTAA
- a CDS encoding formate dehydrogenase subunit gamma encodes MSDSRRWTPQSLQVEIDALKHKPGALLPILHAIQDRFGFIPEAAVAQIAESLGQTRAEVHGVISFYHHFRTTPPGRHVVQICRAEACQSVGARALEAHAKECLGIDYHQTTTDREITLEAVYCLGNCACGPSLRIDDEVRGRVTPDTFNAIIDELRTQTLEVVG; translated from the coding sequence ATGAGTGATTCTCGACGGTGGACGCCGCAATCGCTCCAGGTGGAGATCGACGCCCTGAAACACAAGCCTGGAGCGTTGCTGCCTATCCTCCATGCCATTCAGGATCGCTTCGGCTTCATCCCGGAGGCTGCGGTGGCACAGATTGCCGAGTCGCTAGGCCAGACCCGTGCCGAAGTGCATGGGGTCATCAGTTTCTATCACCACTTTCGTACCACGCCGCCTGGGCGGCATGTCGTGCAGATCTGCCGCGCCGAGGCCTGCCAGTCGGTGGGAGCCAGAGCGCTGGAGGCCCATGCCAAAGAGTGCCTGGGTATCGACTACCACCAGACTACGACGGATCGCGAGATCACCCTGGAGGCCGTTTATTGTCTAGGCAACTGCGCCTGCGGCCCCTCGCTGCGCATTGATGACGAGGTACGCGGCCGGGTCACACCCGACACCTTCAACGCTATCATCGATGAACTGCGCACCCAGACGCTGGAGGTGGTCGGATGA
- a CDS encoding formate dehydrogenase beta subunit, which yields MSVRVYVPRDTTALSLGANAVADRLHREAAKRGLELTLVRNGSRGMAWLEPLVEVDTPAGRVAYGPVSPSDVPALLDAGLLEGSDTHPLAQGPTEAIPYLERQQRLTFARIGVTDPLSIADYQAHDGFRGLEAALTYDAQHIVEEIKASGLRGRGGAAFPTGIKWQTVLDTPADQKYIVCNADEGDSGTFADRLVMECDPYLLIEGMTIAGLAVGATQGFIYLRSEYPLAKEILDAAIANAEAAGYLGDDLRGSGRTFHLEVRLGAGAYICGEETSLLESLEGKRGLVRFKPPLPAIEGLFGLPTVVNNVLSLAAVPFILSEGAEAYANHGMGRSRGTLALQLAGNVKRGGLVELAFGTTLRTLMEDFGDGTATGRPLRAVQVGGPLGAYLPESQWDLPLDYEAFAAESAVLGHGGVVMFDDSVDMAEQARFSMEFCKVESCGKCTPCRIGSTRGVEVIDRIRDGRDREANLALLGDLCETMIDGSLCAMGGMTPFPVQSAVTHFPDDFRRTAEGEQP from the coding sequence ATGAGCGTTCGTGTCTACGTACCTCGCGATACCACCGCCCTCTCCCTCGGAGCCAATGCCGTTGCCGACCGGCTGCACAGGGAAGCCGCCAAACGCGGCCTCGAACTGACGCTGGTGCGCAATGGCTCGCGAGGCATGGCCTGGCTGGAGCCACTGGTCGAGGTCGACACCCCGGCTGGTCGAGTGGCTTACGGCCCAGTGTCACCCAGCGATGTGCCTGCGCTGCTCGACGCCGGCCTGCTTGAAGGCAGCGACACTCATCCGCTGGCTCAGGGGCCGACCGAAGCAATCCCCTATCTGGAACGCCAGCAGCGGTTGACCTTCGCTCGCATCGGCGTCACCGACCCGCTATCGATTGCCGACTATCAGGCGCATGACGGTTTCCGTGGCCTGGAGGCAGCACTCACCTATGACGCCCAGCACATCGTCGAGGAGATCAAGGCCTCAGGCCTGCGTGGCCGTGGCGGCGCAGCGTTCCCCACCGGCATCAAGTGGCAGACAGTGCTCGACACCCCGGCGGACCAGAAATACATCGTCTGCAACGCCGACGAGGGCGACTCCGGCACCTTCGCCGACCGGCTGGTGATGGAGTGCGATCCCTACCTGCTGATCGAAGGCATGACCATCGCCGGACTCGCCGTGGGCGCTACTCAGGGCTTCATCTACCTGCGCTCCGAGTACCCGTTGGCCAAGGAGATTCTCGATGCGGCCATCGCCAACGCCGAGGCCGCTGGTTATCTGGGCGACGACCTTCGCGGCAGTGGCCGTACCTTCCATCTGGAAGTACGTCTAGGCGCCGGTGCCTATATCTGCGGCGAGGAGACGTCGCTGTTGGAGAGCCTCGAGGGCAAGCGCGGCCTGGTGCGTTTCAAGCCGCCGCTTCCGGCCATCGAGGGGCTGTTCGGTCTGCCCACCGTGGTCAACAACGTGCTGTCGCTGGCTGCCGTGCCATTCATCCTCTCCGAGGGTGCCGAGGCCTACGCCAATCACGGCATGGGGCGCTCCCGCGGCACCCTGGCGCTGCAACTGGCCGGCAACGTCAAGCGCGGCGGCCTGGTGGAACTGGCCTTCGGTACTACCCTGCGCACGCTGATGGAAGACTTCGGCGACGGCACCGCCACTGGCCGCCCGTTGCGCGCCGTCCAGGTCGGCGGCCCGCTGGGTGCCTATCTGCCCGAGAGCCAGTGGGATCTACCCCTGGACTACGAGGCCTTCGCCGCCGAGAGCGCGGTACTCGGCCATGGCGGAGTGGTGATGTTCGATGACAGCGTCGACATGGCCGAGCAGGCGCGTTTCTCGATGGAGTTCTGCAAGGTGGAATCCTGCGGCAAGTGCACCCCCTGCCGGATCGGCTCGACCCGAGGCGTGGAGGTCATCGACCGCATTCGTGATGGCCGTGATCGCGAGGCCAATCTCGCGCTACTCGGCGATCTCTGCGAGACCATGATCGACGGCTCGCTATGCGCCATGGGCGGCATGACGCCCTTCCCGGTGCAGAGCGCCGTAACCCACTTCCCCGACGACTTCCGACGCACGGCGGAAGGAGAACAACCATGA
- the fdhF gene encoding formate dehydrogenase subunit alpha: MIEHFDPQQHGRDLGTPPPAVTAGGSLVSIEIDGVEIAVPEGTSVLRAAALADINIPKLCATDSLEAFGSCRLCAVQVEGRRGTPAACTTPVAEGMKVTTQNERLAKLRRNIMELYISDHPLDCLTCPANGDCELQDMAGAVGLREVRYGFEGENHLDAEQDHSNPYFSFDPSKCIVCSRCVRACEEVQGTFALTIDGRGFDSKVAAGQDQPFMDSECVSCGACVQACPTSTLMEKSVIDAGQPEHSVITTCAYCGVGCSFEAQMKGDQVVRMVPWKGGDANHGHSCVKGRFAFGYATHPDRITTPMIRDSIDQPWREVGWEEAISFAASRLKAIQAEHGRESIGGITSSRCTNEETYLVQKLIRAGFGNNNTDTCARVCHSPTGYGLKTTLGESAGTQTFDSVMQADAIIVIGANPTDAHPVFGSLMRKRLRQGASLIVADPRRIDLLRTPHLEDAQHLPLRPGTNVALVNALAHVVVTEGLEDQEFIASRCDTAAYNAWRDFIAEERHSPEASEATTGVAADAVRRAARTYANARNGAIYYGLGVTEHSQGSTMVMGIANLALATGNIGREGVGVNPLRGQNNVQGSCDMGSFPHELPGYQHVADPDARGRFEAVWGVPLDDEPGLRIPNMFDAAIEGSFKALYVQGEDIAQSDPNTQHVEAALTSLECLIVQDIFLNETAKYAHVLLPGSSFLEKDGTFTNAERRINRVRKVMPPLAGKADWEVTVELSRAMGYPMDYSHPSEIMDEIAQLTPSFAGVSYALLDERGSLQWPCNAEHPIGTPTMHEIDFPIGLGRFAITEYVASEERSNRRFPLLLTTGRILSQYNVGAQTRRTDNQMWHDEDVLELHPSDAEVRGISDGDWLGITSRAGQTVLRARISERMQPGVVYTTFHHPGSGANVITTDSSDWATNCPEYKVTAVQVEKVSKPSAWQQRFDETDRKQREYLHTAKGTLEKSA; the protein is encoded by the coding sequence ATGATCGAACATTTCGACCCACAACAACATGGCCGGGACCTCGGCACGCCTCCTCCTGCGGTAACCGCGGGCGGTAGTCTGGTGAGTATCGAGATCGACGGCGTGGAAATCGCCGTGCCTGAAGGCACCTCGGTGCTGCGCGCCGCAGCGCTGGCCGACATCAACATTCCCAAACTGTGCGCCACCGACAGCCTCGAAGCCTTCGGCTCCTGCCGACTGTGCGCCGTCCAGGTGGAAGGCCGGCGAGGCACCCCGGCAGCCTGCACCACCCCGGTGGCGGAAGGCATGAAGGTCACCACGCAGAACGAGCGTCTGGCCAAGCTACGCCGCAACATCATGGAGCTGTACATCTCCGACCACCCGCTGGACTGCCTGACCTGTCCAGCCAATGGAGACTGCGAGCTGCAGGACATGGCCGGTGCGGTGGGTCTGCGCGAGGTTCGTTACGGCTTCGAGGGTGAGAACCACCTGGACGCTGAGCAGGATCACTCCAACCCCTACTTCAGCTTCGATCCCAGCAAGTGCATCGTCTGCTCACGCTGCGTGCGCGCCTGCGAGGAAGTCCAGGGCACCTTCGCGCTGACCATCGATGGCCGCGGGTTCGATTCCAAGGTAGCTGCCGGCCAGGACCAGCCGTTCATGGACTCCGAGTGCGTGTCCTGCGGTGCCTGCGTTCAGGCCTGTCCGACCTCGACGCTGATGGAAAAGAGCGTGATCGATGCCGGCCAGCCCGAGCACAGCGTGATTACCACCTGTGCCTACTGCGGCGTAGGTTGTTCCTTCGAGGCCCAGATGAAGGGCGACCAGGTGGTGCGCATGGTTCCGTGGAAAGGCGGCGACGCCAACCACGGCCACTCCTGCGTCAAGGGACGCTTTGCCTTCGGCTACGCCACTCATCCGGACCGCATCACCACGCCGATGATCCGCGACTCCATTGATCAACCGTGGCGCGAAGTGGGCTGGGAAGAAGCAATCTCCTTCGCCGCGTCGCGTCTCAAGGCGATCCAGGCAGAGCATGGCCGCGAAAGTATCGGCGGCATCACCTCCTCGCGTTGCACCAACGAAGAAACTTACCTGGTACAGAAGCTGATCCGCGCCGGCTTCGGCAACAACAACACCGACACCTGCGCACGGGTCTGCCACTCGCCCACCGGCTACGGACTCAAGACCACTCTCGGAGAATCCGCCGGTACCCAGACCTTCGACTCGGTGATGCAGGCCGACGCCATCATCGTGATCGGCGCCAACCCCACCGACGCCCACCCGGTGTTCGGCTCGCTGATGCGCAAGCGCCTGCGCCAGGGCGCGTCGCTGATCGTTGCCGATCCACGGCGCATCGACCTGCTGCGTACGCCCCATCTCGAAGACGCCCAGCATCTACCGCTGCGGCCGGGCACCAACGTGGCGCTGGTTAACGCCCTCGCCCATGTGGTGGTCACAGAGGGGCTCGAGGATCAGGAGTTCATTGCCAGCCGCTGCGATACCGCCGCCTATAACGCATGGCGTGACTTCATCGCCGAGGAGCGCCACTCTCCCGAGGCCAGCGAGGCAACCACCGGAGTCGCCGCCGACGCGGTGCGTCGTGCAGCACGTACCTATGCCAACGCTCGCAATGGCGCCATCTACTACGGACTGGGCGTTACCGAGCACAGCCAAGGCTCGACCATGGTGATGGGCATCGCCAACCTGGCGCTGGCCACCGGCAACATCGGCCGCGAAGGCGTGGGCGTGAACCCGCTGCGTGGTCAGAACAATGTCCAGGGCTCCTGCGACATGGGCTCCTTCCCCCACGAGCTACCGGGCTATCAGCACGTTGCCGATCCCGATGCCCGTGGCCGCTTCGAGGCCGTGTGGGGCGTGCCGCTGGACGACGAACCCGGACTGCGCATTCCCAACATGTTCGATGCTGCGATCGAGGGCAGCTTCAAGGCGCTCTACGTGCAAGGCGAGGACATCGCCCAGTCCGACCCCAATACCCAGCACGTGGAAGCGGCGCTAACCTCACTGGAGTGCCTGATCGTTCAGGACATCTTCCTCAACGAGACTGCCAAGTACGCCCATGTGCTGCTGCCGGGGTCGAGCTTCCTGGAGAAGGACGGCACCTTCACCAATGCCGAGCGCCGCATCAACCGCGTGCGCAAGGTGATGCCGCCGCTGGCCGGCAAGGCCGACTGGGAAGTGACCGTCGAGCTGTCACGAGCCATGGGTTACCCCATGGACTACAGCCATCCGTCCGAGATCATGGATGAGATCGCTCAACTGACACCGTCGTTCGCCGGCGTCAGCTACGCGCTGCTCGACGAGCGCGGCAGCCTACAGTGGCCCTGCAACGCCGAGCACCCCATCGGCACACCGACCATGCACGAGATTGACTTCCCGATCGGCCTCGGTCGCTTCGCGATTACCGAGTACGTGGCCAGCGAAGAGCGCTCCAACCGCCGCTTCCCGCTGCTGCTGACCACCGGTCGGATTCTGTCTCAGTACAACGTCGGCGCTCAGACCCGCCGCACCGACAACCAGATGTGGCACGACGAGGACGTGCTCGAACTGCACCCCTCAGACGCCGAAGTCCGCGGCATCAGCGATGGCGACTGGCTAGGCATCACCAGCCGCGCCGGGCAAACGGTGCTGCGCGCCCGCATCAGCGAGCGTATGCAACCCGGTGTGGTCTATACCACCTTCCACCACCCAGGCAGCGGTGCCAACGTGATCACCACCGACAGCTCCGACTGGGCCACCAACTGCCCTGAGTACAAGGTCACGGCAGTACAAGTGGAAAAGGTCAGCAAGCCTTCCGCGTGGCAACAGCGCTTCGACGAGACCGACCGCAAGCAGCGCGAATACTTGCACACCGCAAAAGGAACGCTGGAAAAGAGTGCCTAG
- a CDS encoding formate dehydrogenase subunit delta, translating into MALQQDEHLVRMVNQIAANLGGGRDEVQAVESIRNHVEKFWARSMKQRLIASLAKDDNELAPLARLATQQLAERQAQKER; encoded by the coding sequence ATGGCATTACAACAGGACGAGCACCTGGTGCGCATGGTCAACCAGATCGCTGCCAACCTCGGCGGAGGCCGAGATGAAGTCCAGGCGGTGGAGAGTATCCGCAACCACGTGGAGAAATTCTGGGCCCGGTCAATGAAGCAGCGCTTGATCGCCAGCCTGGCAAAGGACGACAACGAATTGGCCCCGCTGGCCAGGCTCGCCACGCAGCAACTGGCAGAACGCCAGGCGCAGAAAGAACGCTGA
- a CDS encoding type IV toxin-antitoxin system AbiEi family antitoxin translates to MSAHKEGKLKSILEAIPPGFMVDSSWLERHEVSRFLARKYVDRGWLERVTRGVFLRPTPSTGKHDTVDWKTCLLSIQHIMNYGVHVGGMTALALQGYSHYLPLGGNAPVWVYGEDIPSWLTKLPLNAPLETRSTSLFSDPAPGLAKVDSDTTGILPWDWQPRMSSPERAILEVMDELPGHESFHNLDMVFESLTTLRPRTLSALLHSCRKIKVTRLFFVFADRHNHPWRKRLDPREFNLGSGDRALVKGGRIHPRYRIMVPEEFAVTEAADGA, encoded by the coding sequence ATGAGTGCACATAAAGAAGGCAAGCTAAAGAGCATCCTCGAAGCCATCCCTCCCGGCTTCATGGTCGATTCCAGCTGGCTGGAACGCCATGAAGTCAGTCGCTTCCTCGCGCGAAAATATGTGGATCGCGGCTGGCTGGAGCGCGTAACCCGCGGTGTTTTCCTGCGACCGACCCCAAGCACTGGAAAACACGATACTGTCGACTGGAAGACCTGCCTACTCTCGATACAGCACATCATGAACTACGGTGTCCATGTCGGAGGCATGACAGCGCTTGCACTGCAAGGTTACAGCCATTACCTACCGCTGGGCGGGAACGCTCCGGTTTGGGTCTATGGTGAAGACATACCGAGCTGGCTGACCAAGCTACCGCTAAACGCACCGCTGGAAACGCGCAGCACGTCCCTCTTCTCCGATCCAGCGCCAGGACTCGCCAAGGTCGACTCTGACACCACAGGCATCCTGCCCTGGGACTGGCAACCAAGGATGTCATCGCCCGAACGGGCGATCCTGGAAGTCATGGATGAATTGCCTGGCCATGAAAGCTTCCACAATCTTGATATGGTGTTTGAAAGCCTAACGACTCTGCGTCCACGCACTCTGTCAGCGTTGTTGCACAGTTGCAGGAAGATCAAGGTGACTCGGCTTTTCTTCGTCTTTGCCGACCGCCACAACCATCCGTGGCGCAAACGCCTCGACCCGCGGGAATTCAACCTCGGAAGCGGTGACCGGGCCTTGGTCAAAGGCGGCAGGATACATCCGCGCTACCGCATCATGGTGCCAGAAGAATTTGCGGTAACGGAGGCAGCCGATGGCGCGTGA
- a CDS encoding nucleotidyl transferase AbiEii/AbiGii toxin family protein — MAREDYEARVAMLVRILPHIAKETIFALKGGTAINLFYRDLPRLSVDIDLTYLPVTDRAESLAEINEAMDRIATAIEHGIRGAHAQRIKGGGGGATRVLARQNGAEIKIETSPVTRGVVHAPETRSVSEAVENEFGYAEIQVVSFEDLFGGKLHAAVDRQHPRDLYDVKLLYEYEGLTDDLFRTFLIYIASSSRPAHELLNPNLIDIDQPYTQEFEGMTKIPVSLDELLEIREQLIADIRSRLDDDTKHFLLSLHDGNPNFDAIDRPQAANLPAVRWKLVNLNKLIRQNSEKHIAQRKELEALF, encoded by the coding sequence ATGGCGCGTGAAGATTACGAAGCACGGGTTGCCATGCTGGTGCGCATCCTCCCCCATATCGCTAAAGAAACCATCTTCGCCCTGAAAGGCGGCACAGCCATCAACCTGTTCTACCGCGACCTGCCGCGCCTATCGGTCGATATCGATCTGACCTATCTACCGGTCACAGATCGTGCCGAAAGCCTTGCCGAGATTAACGAAGCGATGGATCGCATTGCTACTGCCATTGAACACGGCATCAGGGGCGCACATGCACAACGCATAAAAGGGGGAGGTGGCGGCGCCACCCGCGTGCTGGCACGGCAAAACGGAGCGGAGATCAAGATCGAAACCTCACCAGTCACACGCGGTGTTGTTCACGCCCCTGAAACCCGTTCGGTTTCGGAAGCTGTCGAGAATGAATTCGGCTACGCAGAAATTCAGGTCGTTTCCTTTGAGGACTTGTTTGGAGGCAAACTGCATGCCGCTGTTGACCGCCAGCATCCTCGCGACCTCTACGATGTGAAACTGCTCTACGAATATGAAGGCCTGACCGACGATCTTTTCCGTACTTTCCTGATCTATATCGCCAGTTCATCGCGCCCCGCGCATGAACTGCTGAACCCAAATTTGATCGATATTGACCAACCCTATACGCAAGAGTTCGAGGGCATGACGAAGATCCCGGTCAGCCTCGATGAGCTTCTGGAAATTCGTGAACAGTTGATTGCGGATATCCGATCCCGTCTCGATGACGACACCAAACACTTCCTGCTGAGCCTGCATGACGGTAACCCGAACTTTGATGCGATTGACCGCCCTCAGGCTGCCAACCTTCCCGCGGTACGCTGGAAGCTGGTCAACCTGAACAAGCTGATCAGACAGAATTCGGAAAAACACATAGCCCAGCGTAAAGAACTGGAAGCGCTGTTCTGA